From a single Nocardioides panzhihuensis genomic region:
- a CDS encoding helix-turn-helix transcriptional regulator, translated as MSKISRRDHLAVAGSANDPNDVLPILWTSREVAEALKVTPSTLCRWRATGKGPRVYWLSPDSPRYRRSDVLAWLEEVAA; from the coding sequence ATGAGCAAGATCAGCCGCCGCGATCACCTGGCCGTCGCGGGATCAGCCAACGACCCGAACGATGTGCTGCCGATCCTCTGGACATCGCGCGAGGTCGCCGAAGCGCTCAAGGTGACGCCGTCGACGCTCTGCCGCTGGCGGGCAACCGGCAAGGGACCTCGCGTCTACTGGCTCTCTCCTGACTCGCCCCGCTATCGCCGTAGCGACGTGCTCGCCTGGCTTGAGGAGGTGGCCGCGTGA